TGTGCATCAACGTGAAATTGGTGAACGCATCGAGATTAATTTGTGCGATTTACCGCAAGAAATCGACAAAATTAAATTCCTGGCAGGCTACGAAGAACGAGCTATACAACAAGAACAGCAAGCCAATGAGGCCGCCGCCGAAAAAATGGCTGGCCTGCATGATGCAATCAAAACTACCGGCTATACCGGCAAAGACCTGGAAACTTATTTGGTACGCTTGCTGTTTTGTTTGTTTGCCGACGATACCGGGTTATTCGGTGAAAAAGGACTGTTCCTTAATTATCTGATCAATCATACCAAACAAGACGGTTCGGATTTACATGGTGAATTAACCGCTTTGTTTGATACCTTAAATAAACCAGATGACGGTTATCTCGCAAAACACCCCGATTACGTAGGCCCCAAACGCCTTAAGAACCTGGCCGAGCATCGGCGACCCTTTCCTTATATCAACGGCGCTTTATTGTCCATCATAAGGTTAAAACCACCGGCTTCAGCCGGTCAGCTTTAGCTGCGAGAATATGCCACACAGGAGGTGTGGCATGGATTATAGATATGGAAGTCATACGGTTTATCAGATTGAATATCATTTTGTATGGGTAACGAAGTATAGATATAAGATTCTGAAGGGAGAAGTAGCAGAACGAGTACGAGAGTTGGTTCGTCAGACGTGTGAAGCATTTGAAATGAGAATTGTACAGGGTGTAGTAAGTAAGGATCATGTGCATATTCTGGTGAGTTGTCCGCCGGAGATGGCTCCGAGTGAGATCATGAGGCGGCTAAAAGGACGAACATCGAGCTATCTGTTTGAAGAATTTCCTCACTTGAAGAAGCGGTACTGGGGAAGGCATTTTTGGGCGCGAGGGTATTTCTGCGTGACAGTAGGTCAGATGACAGAAGAGATGATCAAACAATACTTGGAGCATCATTTTGAGCCAAATCCAAACGACAATTTTAAAATGGAGCCGGAATAAGACGCGTCGTTTAGTCGACGCGTATCCGGACTTTCAGTCCGTAACTCAAACCCACCGGCTTTAGCCGGTGGTTGTTTAGTTTTTAAAAGTTATACTAGCTTAAATAGGGGATTTCAGAGAATTTTATGACTTCCTCTATCGATTGATGTCGATCATCTGGTACTGTTATGCAACCTGGTTTCATCATCAAGACGCAATCCCCTATTCCTGATGGGAAATGAGATGCAGTAAAAAATGGTGGATTCAAAATTGAAGTGCAACTTTTGTAAGGAAGTTTAGGAAGCAAGCTGCGGTAGTATCGGAGCTTCTTAAACGACCAAGTAGAAGGAGCACAGATGAAGCACTACAAGCAGCTCACCAGCGAGCAACGATACCAGATTTCCGGCTTGAAGAAGGCGGGTTTGAACCAATCGCGAATAGCGGATGCAGTGGGCGTGAGCAAGTCGACGATTTCGCGGGAATTCAGGCGGAACAAGGGTCGGCGTGACTGGTATCCCAAGCAGGCGCAGGAATTACGGAACGAGCGCCGAAAACAATGCGCCAACGCCCAGCGTTTATCAATGTCGGACTGGACGGAAGTTGAGCGATTGGTTCGGCTGGACATGAGTCCGGAGCAAGCGGCCCGTCGACTTGCTTTGGAAAGTGTGTTGCAGATCAGTCACGAGACGATCTACTTGCACATATATGCAGACAAGCGTCGAGGTGGCGACCTGTGGCGGCATTTGCGTTGCCAGAAGCCCCGCAGGAAGCGTTATGCGAGCGGTCAAGAGCGCCGGGGCACGATCAAGAACCGGATCGGCATTGATGAGCGTCCGGGGATCGTGGATCAGAAGAACCGCATAGGCGACTGGGAGGGCGACACCGTAATCGGCAAGAACCATCAAGGCGCATTGGTTACGCTGGCCGAGAGGAA
This is a stretch of genomic DNA from Nitrosomonas sp. sh817. It encodes these proteins:
- a CDS encoding type IIL restriction-modification enzyme MmeI, with amino-acid sequence MAITLTIDAIRKRAAKFAKSYENIKSEKQHDQNFMRDFCEVFGINARRIEWQYKTKTVTWVDGFIPGMLLFEMKSAGENLDEAYGQAARYIAQLKDKDLPSTVIVSDFQRIHVHQREIGERIEINLCDLPQEIDKIKFLAGYEERAIQQEQQANEAAAEKMAGLHDAIKTTGYTGKDLETYLVRLLFCLFADDTGLFGEKGLFLNYLINHTKQDGSDLHGELTALFDTLNKPDDGYLAKHPDYVGPKRLKNLAEHRRPFPYINGALLSIIRLKPPASAGQL
- the tnpA gene encoding IS200/IS605 family transposase: MDYRYGSHTVYQIEYHFVWVTKYRYKILKGEVAERVRELVRQTCEAFEMRIVQGVVSKDHVHILVSCPPEMAPSEIMRRLKGRTSSYLFEEFPHLKKRYWGRHFWARGYFCVTVGQMTEEMIKQYLEHHFEPNPNDNFKMEPE
- a CDS encoding IS30 family transposase; protein product: MKHYKQLTSEQRYQISGLKKAGLNQSRIADAVGVSKSTISREFRRNKGRRDWYPKQAQELRNERRKQCANAQRLSMSDWTEVERLVRLDMSPEQAARRLALESVLQISHETIYLHIYADKRRGGDLWRHLRCQKPRRKRYASGQERRGTIKNRIGIDERPGIVDQKNRIGDWEGDTVIGKNHQGALVTLAERKSRYILAAQVPGKHASGVTAAVTRLLRPHKRKCHTMTFDNGKEFAEHETIAAKLNVDIYFAHPYHSWERGLNENSNGLLRQYFPKGMELIKVTQEQVQWAVDRLNHRPRKVLGFRTPFEVFFGKTVRYTKPPLGVALRS